The Cyprinus carpio isolate SPL01 chromosome A3, ASM1834038v1, whole genome shotgun sequence genomic interval GAGAACAAAAGCATATTGCTGGACTCGGTAAAGACCAACGAAATCATTTGGCGAGtcccaatgaccaagtccgagacaagtccgagtgcaaacaccaacgagtccgagacaagtccgagacgatagaaaaatgtctcgagtccggactcgagtccaaGAAGAAGAAACACAAGGCCAACCGCGGTTGGCAAATTTGCGGTTGGCCTTGTGTTTCTTCTTCttggactcgagtccggactcgagacatttttctatcgtctcggacttgtctcggacttgttggtgtttgcactcggacttgtctcgtaCTCgtacttggtcattggactcgccaaatgatTTCGTTGGTCTTGACCCGAGTCCAGCAATATGCTTTTTGttctctttcaaaacaaaaaccacatttgcatgtcgcgcctgaaaacgtgtggaaaacggTAGGCACGGCgtcttttttccaaagcactctgtagcctgcgctccaTGCTTGCGTTCCAGTGGCatctgccgttgctaagcaactatgaagacgcagaagtttcagccaaggataaatggatttccagcactaaaaatcccttgcagtagctctgctactaaatttattttaaataaggctatccttgtacagctcaGCTGTTTCtacatcttggcttagctttcaagtTTGTTAtgggaaaggatgaagctgattcgttgattcttgtcacatgaccagcggtTGCACTTGCTGCGTTCGgaaaaagtttagatgtttcaaatttaattttctacctgctagattttgttttattaacgtctacacctaccccagccttaaacttaccctttacaataatgaaatactaattattgttgtacagtgtgacaaacattacgctgtatttatgtgcgcatgcccagtagcgcCAAACATATCCCTTCTTGCCTTAACCGCGTGAATGCGTCATATCCCCAAGTTTTGCGTGTGTGCGCGTTGTGCGAAGGCATCAGTCATTAAAATTTTTTGGCCAATTCAcgatgtcagcaaacagcagcgtTATACAGTATGGTTTTTACAAAACACAGAGAATTATTCGACGGGgcacagaagaagaagagaaacacAAGGCCAACCGCAAAATTTTGCAAACAAATCTATTGCAGAAACCTGTGGGACAACATCTAATTTCGTAAGGCACCTGCAAAGACACCACAAAGAGAGGGAAAGTTGAGCTGGAAGGCATCCTGAACATAAGAATATAGAGGACACTGCATTTCTTCTTTCCAGGATGCAGCTGTATCGGGCAGGCCAGCgacagggggtgggggggggtttcACAGCCGACCATTGATACATTCCAGCGGCAAACATCACAAGTTCCAGTGTACAGTGCATCTTCATCGAGGCAACTTGCCATCAATCAAGCCATCATCCATGACCTTATCATTTGCCTGCTACCTGCCCCTATCAATAGTGGAGAATCAAACATTTCCGACATTTTCTACACACCATTGATGAGAGGTACACCCCCAATCACCAGATCAAACATAGCCTTCAAACAGATACCTCAACTAGTGACCAGAAATCAAAGAGTGTATCAAATCCAGTCTGGCTGATCAGAAAATTTGTCTCTGTAACAGCTGACATATGGTCAGATCGCACCTTGAGGTCTTACCTAGGAGTAACAGCTCATGTTTGTAAATCCACAGCTAACGAATACTCTCTGAAGTCCTTCCTCCTTGACTGCAGAAGATTTAAAGGGCGTCACAGTGCTGACAAACATTGTAGCGGCATTCGATGAAATATTGGaagaatacaatataaatgaTAAGGTAGAATTTATTATCACAGATAACACATCTAACatgaaaaaaagcttttaaatttgTGATGGCAGAAGACCACTCCAATGATAGTGAGGATGAGGAGGACATGGTTGTGGTGAACCATTTGATAGGAACTTTACCCTATGTTCCCGGCAACGGCTGTCCTGTTTGCTCACAGTCTTCAGCTAGTAGTGGGCGATAGATTAAAGGAGGTGAAGTGCCTTTCTCAAGCAATGTCCAAAGTGTCAAAACTTGCAACTCTACTGCATAGCAGCACAATTTTCAAAGACAAGTTTGAGGCCGTCTTTGGCTATGGCAAAAGCATTCCAGTGGCCACTGTAACACGATGGAATTCCACCTTCAAGCAAATACAGGCCATTACGGAGCTGGATCACACCACCTTGACAGAAATGTGCTCTCCCGACTTTAAGAATGTTCTCATCACAACAAGAGAGTGGGCTCAGTTGAGAGAACTTTGTTTGATTCTTGGACCTTTTGCTGAACCAACTGAATTAACAGAGGGAGAAAAGATCATCACAATCAGCATGGTTGTTCCAACAGTGCTTGACCTGAACACTCATCTAATTCAGATAGATTCGCCAAAGAGCCTCTGCAGGCCATTGATCAGAGCACTCCGGGAGTCACTCCAACAAAGGTTCTCAAGCATCTTCATTGCACTTCATATGGTAGAGCCTGAGGACCATAGCTTTGATGCACCATTTAGTCATGAAAATCTATGCACAAGCTGCAATGTTGGACCCTCGGTTTGGAATGAGCTGGGTCGACATGGATGTGAGGGCCAGTGGCAGCACTGTTGCTATAAGAGACTAAGGGAGGAGGTGCGGAAGTCGCTGACAGGTTTGTGTGTCCTCCTGTGAGAACTTGTATTTACTACTACTACGGACTACTACTATGAATTActgctataataatataatacattttatttatatagcacttttcaaaAATAAGTGCTTCACAGACATACTAACTTTAATGCAAtgtaagaaaaatgaataaaaaagataagacaatgaatacaaattaaaaaaattaattcatgaataaaagcataaaaaaaaattaattaaaagccaacttttgtttttaagtgtttaagtGTTAAGCTACTTTAAACTGCTGCTCCTGCTACTACTATTAATACTACTTCTGTTGGTACTACTAGTACTGATACTAAGACTTGTAttcacattacattatattttcaaGTTGATTAATAAggtatgtatttttgttttatttcttttagacTGCTTGATAGCTGAAGCAGAAAAGGCTGACCTGGAAAATATCCATGCCAGAGAGGGACCTACAGCAGAACCACCTCATTCTCCTCCAAATTCCAAGATTCCACGACTCCTGGCAAAgtataaaactcaaaaaaataaacatagcaCTCCCACTGAGGCAAGCATTGTCACCCCAGGTTATGAAATACTTTGAACACATCCAGAGCTCTCTGATAGAGGAGGACCCCCTTATGTTCTGGGCTCACAACAAGGACAAATATGCACATTTGCATGCTCTTTGCTCTTAAAGTGCTGTCTGTCCCCTGCATCTTCAGCACCAGTTGAAagacttctttgtttttttttttttttttttgtagtgctgGAGGACTTCTTATGAGGCCCCATCGAGCAAGCCTAGGATCAAAAATGCTCTCATCACTTATATTTCTCAAGTGCAACAATGGACTTCTGTAAAACAGAAAAGAATACTGAGAATGTACAGTATGAGGATTAGATGCAGAGCCAGTTCAGGTTAGGGTCCTGCTATCCCATACTTGAATACAATTCTGCACTAAAACTGTGTTGGTAATCCCCTGGGGGATTTTGATTTGACTGGTACTCCTggatatgttatatattatatggcCTAaggcaagcacacacacacgcgcacacacacgcgcacacacacacacacacacacacacacacacacacgcacacacacacacacacacacacacacacacacacacacacacacacacatagctgaagatgttcatgtttattattttgttgttgttgttgaaaatgcTCCTTTGGTTTATAACAAGTAATAAGTTCAAGAATGGGCACATTATCATTGCAGTCATTTTGGAGTTAAAATGTTTAGCAAATTTTTGTGACACCtgtgttgctttttatttgttacatttttcattGGCAGCCCAGAATGTTATTGTTACACTATAATATTGttatacagttattattattataaaagtagtataatatatataatatattatatataatattgtataacaGTATTGTTACACtataataaaaaagactgaaCATGTGAAGTTGCACTTCAGCTTGTGTGAAATTGCTATacctaaagtaaataaaatgtaaataaagtaaataaaaaaataattttgatccttcagctccaaactcggtcctagagggctggtgtcctgcagagtttagctccaaccctaattaaacacacttgaaccagctgaTCAAGATGTTTGTGGAAATTATAAAATTGCATGTGGGTGTTTTTAGTGCTGTTGGTAGTAAATTGTgaagggcattggccctccaggatctagtttggagacccctgtcatacagagttgttactttgcacatgctttttgatcattacaaataataatgtaaaatgattttcttagaataggagatatgctgtctctcgcatcacatacattaacaatagttaagtatgtggccttgaagaggatccttttttttttttttctttcatttggactcggtcttgacttggactcgaaacttttggacttggacttgtcTTGGACTCAAACCTCTGGACTTGGACTTGACactcggtctcgactagtcctggtcttggacttgacttggactcgacaaagctggacttgactacagctctaggAAAACAAAGTTGATAGGTTAGTTTAAGAAATTGATAAATCTAAACAACAAATGGCTAAATTGGGAACACTTCAGGCTACCCGGGCATTTCAGCATTTCCCGTCAAAAAGTCACAAACCCAACACTTTCCCGTGGCCTGCAGCTGAAGCAAGCGTGGCCCCCGCTCAGCtctctacttcatttaaaatcacaatattctcttttttataGCAACATCACTGCCCGTTCCACTAAATGCTGTTGCCTAGGAACCACCTCCAATGGTTCACAACACCCGGGCTCAAATCCTGGCAAATGCGGAATTAGATCCTTCATCTAAGGTCATCACTAACAATTAATTGGGTAACAGAGTTTTCCGTGGATTATTCTGTTGAAAAGTTGGATAATTATACTTCATCTGAGGTCATCAATAATTCAAAGGGCACCAACGTCCCGACAATTGTTTCTACATGTCACTGTCATTCTTAATCTGGCGGCTGTCCTTTGTCCAACTGCtttttggggggtactctaggttcgggccattcccgagctcggagcccttccctggacagcacgccaaatacgcattccatacctcagctaataatatgtaagcgtgaactagtgaaattatgttttaataattgttttaggTAGAATCGCGttagatacttagcctaatcaacactggtggaccacaatcaagtaatcaataccacagtatgATACCGCTGACTTACTCTATccattgatggtttatcagcatccctcctccaccccatctcctcacttcgagttcactttacaactagacgggggagggggggtactctaggttcgggccattcccaaACAATCaaagcccttccccggacagcacgccaaataagcattccatacctcagctaataatatgtaagcgtgaactggTTAAATGCACTACATCTATCTCAAAGAGCgatattactttaatgtttaaataaacatactCCCTTTACAGCTGTTGTCCGGTGgttctttttttagattttagtattcttagtttttttttattttaaatcatgcttCTTACATGATCTAGATTCTAGAATGTGGAGCAATAGTTTTGCTAATCGTATCTAATTCCGTCTCAAATGTGGTTCAAaactattttcaattttttttagctAAAGAAAAAAccctatttaaaatatttattcaactgCATGCCGAGAGACAGACCTTTTGCTGCACAGCGCAAACTATttcctttaagatgtttatgtaaACACTTTGCTATTCTATCAGCGAcatggatgcgtgtgtgtgtgtggggggctTTGTTTGCATTTAATCTGACGtcagtataaaataatttaaacaaaaaatgcatcacGAGTAATAATGAAATTCGGGGTGCGTCAATAAATAGTCTTATTAATTTTTCAGGATCTGAGAAAACACGCCTTCATGGTATTCAAGTCGGGTatcaaatgaaatgaatacaaaaatttGTCGTGTTTAAGCTTTAAATCAGTATTGGTCTGTATCTCCCTTTCATTCTCACTGTCAGCGTCTCTCACACTAAGATGTGGGAGTTCTGAAACTGTAGGGAGTGACGCTGAAACGGATATGcccctatttaaaatgtttattcaactGCATGCCGAGAGACAGGCCTTTTGCTGCACAGCACAAACTATTTCCTTTAAGATATTTATGTAAACACTTTGCTATTCTATCAGCgatgtggatgtgtgtgtatcctgtgtgtgtgtgtggggggggggggggggggatcattTTCATGATCTGAGAAAACATGTCTTCATGGTATTCAAGTCGGGTATCAAATAaggaaaagtgaaagtgaagtgacatacagccaagtatggtgacccatactcagaattcttgctcttcattcaacccatccaaagtgtacacacacagcagtgaacacacacacaacacaccgtgaaacacaccacctggagcagtgggcagccatttgtgCTGCGGCACCCCGGGGaccagttgggggttcagtgccttgctcatgAGCACcactaagtcgtggtattgccgggcccgagactcgaacccacagccttaggattaggagtcaaactctcttcccacgacttccccacgatttcataaaattaatgaatacaaaaaatcTGGTCgtgtttaaactttaaatcagTATTACTTTCCCAGCAAAACACTGGTCCGACGGCAACGTCGTGTCCCTGGCCAAAAATAGTCGGCGGTAGTAGGACGGCATAAATCGGTAAAAATATGTAACACagaacatttcctaaaaatgcattcagataCGTTTGTACATGTCTATAGTTCAATGGGGTTGCATGTGTAATTGTTACTTTGACTTTTAGCTATGTGTAGTTCAATATATACCCTGTTGTGAATCGGTTGTGAGAGGACGTCACTAGGTGACATCTTTTACACATGCATTTATAGTCCATCATGACCCTCTATGAAGTACTTGTGAAATATGCAAAAGCTGTGCTTAACACCTTGGTTAATACtgcaataattaatttaaagtgCACCAAGTAGTTTTTAAGAGGTTTTTAAGAGGTTGTGAATAAACATCCTTTGACGTCTTTTACACGTCTAATCAAGGTTGTGAAAAGACGTCCAAGCAAGACTAGCAGGAAAAAAACAGGAATCATTTTTATGAAATACACGATTTGTATACAAAGTAAATTTTTGAGTTGGATGTAATTGGCAAAACTTTGCTGCCAAGATGTAGTAACAAAAGATAGTAATAAATTTCATGATATTACAAAAATTTTTGAGTTGGACTTGCGAGATAGTGTTAACGCCTTCTTCCGGTCTGGAACATCTTCCCAATCTTTAGGAACTACCTCGAACTCAGGGAAAGGTCTGAGAAATAAAACCCATTCAGaagaacattattaataaaggaaATGAAAGTCTGAGGGAAAGATGACTTAAGATCCCTAATTAATCTCTCCACAATTCTTATTGAATTTATTCCAACTTGATCCACAATTGCATGTACAGTTCTCCATTGGCCATTCTTTGAATCAAACAAGTCCATGACTCTTGTTACCACAGCCTTCAAAAATTTAATGACTAAATATGATGACACATTTGCTGATAACTGAAAaggggaattaaaaaaaagaggttcTGTAACACCATAATGTTCATCTTCATGtctcaatatttttaaaacaattccaAGATTTAATCACtcctaaataaaaactgaaaggtAAAGAATGCACGTTCTCCACCAAGGTCTTCTGCATTAAGAACAACTGTTTCTTAATGTATTAGTCCTTGTCCTCCCTCTGCCACAGGCAGATAAAGGATACCTGGAGGAAGCCAATGGCaaccatcccaaaaaaaaaaaataacaaatgctttTTGAACTCCAGAAAGTAAATCCTTAGAAGGATCCAATACAGTAAATTTATGCCATAACACTGAAGCTGCTAAATTGTTAATAACCAGGCCTCTCCCCCTAAAAGAGAGGTGTGGAAGAATCCATCGCCACTTCTGAATTTTAAGAGTTACCTTGACCGCTAACCCTTCCCAGTTATTTTCAATATAGCTATTAGTCACAAAATATAAACCAAGGATTCTAAAACCATCTCTGGCCCATCTGCATTGCTGCGGCAGCCTAGGGGGTCCTGTAGCCTGCCAGTCACCCAATAGCAAGGATGGACATTTCTCCCAATTAATGCGTGCAGATGAAGCTTGCTGATATTTATTTAAGGAAGAAATCAAAACTTATAACATCTTCTGAGCCTTTTATAACTACTgttatatcatcagcataacgcTGTAAGTTTAACTGAATTACACCGAGGTCACTAAGATTATTAAAACCACTTAGCTGCCTCCAAAGTGAGACTAATAAAAGGCTCAATAGAAATTGCATACAGAAGACCAGAAATAGGACCACCCCCACCCGTTATTCCCCTGGACACACAGAAAGGTCTGGTTAAGGAAACCATTAATCTTCAGCATACTATAAACttcattatataaacattttaataagagATACAAAAATAAGgaccaaaaaccaaaaaagcttccagagttttaaataaatactggtgATTTACCGTCAAACGCTTTTTCTTGATCCAATGAAAGCAACCCAATGTCCAAATTGTGCCTTTTTTGCCACTGAAAAATCATATCCCTCATCAAAAACAGGTTATCAAAATTGAGGACACAAAAATGTTTGGATCATATGAATGACTGATGCCATATCTTTCTTAAGTCTATTAGTCAAAGATTtggataaaatcttaaaatcaacacATATCAGTGATGCCAGCTGCCAAATCTTTAGGCACCCAAGAAACCCCCTTTTTTTGGAATTAATGTTAGAATTGCCCTTCGACAACTCAAAGGAAGGGTCCCTTGATTGATGCATTCAAGAAACACTTCATACATGTCTTGTCCTAGTAGATTCCAGAAGGATTTAAAAAGTTCTGCTGGGAGCCCGTCCAATCCAGGTGACTTCCAGAACACATTTCCTGAACAGCTTGTGAAATCTCTCCTAAAGTCAAAGGCCTGTCCAACTCATTGCGATCTTCTTCTGTTAATTTGGATAGGTCACATAAAAGTTCATCAGTTACTGCATTGTCACATAATTCCGAACGGTGTAAATCCTCATAAAAAGAAAGAGCATAAGATTGAATTTCCTGTTGATCTGTTATAACTCTGCCCACCTGCTATTTTTAATTGATGAAAACTCTTCTGTTCCTTTGGCTTTTTTTTCAAGACCAAAGAAGAATGATGTACAGTAGGAGCATCCATGTCATTCAGCTGTGCAAATCTGGTTCTTAGAAGGGCTGTTCTTCCTCGTTCCTCCAATAAATTCTTCAAAAGGAGTTTATCATTTGCAACAGAATCAATGAAAGTTTGAATTTTTGTGGGTACAGTCACTGCTTTGCCCAAGGATAGCTTGTTCAAGGAACTTTATTCTTGCGTTGAGCATTCCAGCACTATGTGCAGTATACTGCTGGCAAAAAGACTTGATTTGTGTCTTACCGACATCCCACCATTGACACAGTGACTGAAAATTACATTCTCTCCTCTCTCCAAGCTTTCCAGAAAAGATTATTAAAAGAGTGAATAAAAGTGCAATCTTGCAATAATCTATTATTAAATCGTCAATGTGATTTGTAGGATTtaggaaagagaaaaacagatacTAAAATAGATACATAGTGATGATCTGACAGAAAAGATGGTGAAatcaaaactactaaaaaacCTACCCCTATTGCCCCTTTCGTCATAAAAACGGTCAAGCCTAGCTCCTGACAAAATATTAGAATTAGCTTTTAACCATTGTGTACTGTCTGACCCCAGGAAAGGCCTCCCTCCACACATCAGCTAAAATTATGTTCATTAATTACATTCTTTAAAATCTCAGCAGAAGAATGGTGACGTTCATCTTGATACCTATccaaatttgaaataaaagtacaattaaaatcaccaccaaGTATAACAATATTTTCCTGAGGACACTTTAATAAAGCATCagaatgtgttttgaaaaatgagaTGCGTTCTTGACCAACAAAACAATATCAGCTCTCAAAATCCGACCAGGCAGGGGCGTAGGAATGAGTTTAACACACATATCGGGGACACATATCGGAAACCTGACAGATCCGTTAATGATTGCTATTAATATGCtgtattaatcttagttaataaaaatacagctgttcattgtttgttcatgttacttAACAGTTTATTAActatgttaaaaaatacaaaacttttgatttcaataatATAGGATATTAGTAGtctaaatattgaaattaaaactaacaatgctgtagaagtgcagtttattaatagtaaatgttaactaatgtatttaGATGTGGTGTTTATTaaggaaccttattgtaaagtgttagagATTTTTTCTTCACCGATTCttgtgagttcagtgttggacagatcAGTTGTTTTAACCATTCATTAAAGTTAATCGGTTCAAATGAGTCATTTAGTTCGCAAAACGTATCATTAGCGGACTATGGCACGCGTTGTGTGACTATCCCGGCAGTTTAGGAAATCGCACAAGATTTgtgtcaacacagaaaacatttcatcactggataggttttttcgtttattgaaattataatttatgtcAGGTGAATGTGCGGAACGCTTttcagagaagataaggcaacgtTTTTTTGCACAATTGTCACACCCCGCTCGTGTTGTTTGAACTTGACGGAGAGACTGCGCGCGCGCAGCCAAGGCTTTGGGGGCagtcaaatagttttttttttaaatcgcacAGATTAAATTTAAGGAGCATATGCGACGCTCGTGTTGTTTGAACTTGAAGACGGTGAGAGAGTTCTTGAGATGTTTTTGGTTTCTATTGGCTTTTGTCCATTGCGTTACTGGAAAGTGTGCCATATTTTTCACCAGCCAACGTTGGCTAGTAAACGTTAACAGTAACAACGTTTACCTAGCAAGAGTGTACTAGTTAGTTGTCGAATCACAACATCAGCTTAACATCAATAAGTCTAACATTAGacagaaaatataacaattatcCTCCAGGACAAAATTATTACCAACTCACATTTTTTCTTCCCCAtgattaagaaattatttaaaactgagCTGCTGCTGTCTTTTCATCTTAACATCCATGTCGCCACTCGCCAGCTGCAAAAACTCCCGCTTCCCAAACAGCCTGGGCCGTTGAGGGGGCGGGCCTTGACTAGACGCTGTGTTgcgctttcaaaataaaaacatgcaagttaaagatttcaaaatcaaatatttttctcCTCCGCAGtataattttttgggggggggacaAATGCGACTGTCTCCAATATTGGAGGGAACACATCCCCCCCATCCCGCCCCCGGTTCCTACATATTATTTCAAACCATATCTGCTGGATACTAACACATGGTGAAAAAAGGATGGCAATACCTGCACTAAGGTTTGTACCGTGACTCAATACAACACTACCTTTCCAATCACCATACCACTGTGCTTGATTTTGCCGATCTGTATGCGTTTCTTGCAACAAAATAACATCTGCCTGTTTTAGCCGCAGATAATATAGACTGTGGCAGATAATCAAAAAAAGCTCTCTTCCTTGTACACCGACAACCATTAACATTAAAGGTCCCAATGTTTAAGGTCGTCATTGACGAAAGGTAAAAGAATGCAAAAACAATACATCACCTTACTATACATAAAccttattaatgtgtttttttatgacaCATGTTTAGtcgtttttttatctttaatctatatttaagggccgtacacaccgggatcgaaatatcggcgcgcgttattcgccagcgtttttcaacgcgttttttgtgttcacacccaagcgattttcgctgatgatgagccgagtgaacatgcaaattcattccctgacattagatggcgcttaatgtaaaaacagaaatactagaaatactagttctcttttatcaagatttttgtaatcgctgtcgcgttcgtcatatagttctttgtgttccgacaccaatgagaccagcaactctacattcatcttgccttgcatcttcttcgtcttatttcttcccggcagtgtagacgctacttggcgtataccTTCTtggccgttacgtatgtgtgctcagcaagacagttttgtgtttgagcgcccccaagttgtgttttactgtaacttcagaagctccagacacgtgtgccaaaagcgccattctcattggtcgtatagtttttgacgcggtgcgtcaaaccaaaaaaacgaacccgaggcgtttttttaaaaaatgacgcttttacgcgtggcgttttttcGCGTcgggtgtgcacactcacattggcgccctttgtttagtcacgaggcgttaaaacgtcggcgaatatcgcgcgcgaaaattcgtcccggtgtgaacaggcctttatagGCTGATCAAGCTCCTCCAATGAAGCTTCTCATAGCCATAGCGCGGATGGTGTGAATCAACAAACAGCTGTAAATCAGAGAAATACTTCTCTAATTGTGGTCTTCGCTGATTAAAAGTATCTTTGGGAAAATCATTAATTTGTTGTACTGTAATAAGGTGGTTTTATTTGCAAACTGCGTTTTTTCTCCGCAGAACTTCCTTGTGAGCTGACATCAGTGAAATAATCCACAATATCAGATTCTTCACTGTCAGAGTTTATATGTATGGACTGAGCCTCACCTCTCTCAGATAGCTGATCCACATCAACCTGTGAAAGGCCAACAGATGCTTGCGAGTCCCGAGACTCTTTGACTCCCACGAGCTCATCTGGCTCCCTGGAGCGCTCTGAGTCGCTGTTTCCCCGCAGCGACGGTCTCAGCACTGATCGCCGCACTGCGAACATTAGCGTATTCATTAGCGTTTCAGCGAACACTCTCCCGCATTCTCAGCATGACTGATCACTGCATCCTCTTTGGATTTTCATCACCTTTTGATAATGAATCCGATTCAGACCGCTGATCAGTTTTATCTCTGCCATCCTGATTACCATTTTCCATGGCAGGAGCCACTTGCTTCGGAGATGTTTCAGGCTCAGTCTCTGTCTCATTTTGTTCAGTCACCTTATTATTAGTACATTTCAATTTTGTATATACGAAGACCCCACAAGAAAAGCATTTAAGTGATTCTGTGCTCATAAAAATTGTATAATCTTTACCTGCCAAAGTCAATTTCGCCGACACGTCCAAGCGTTGAAATTCTGCATTCAAAATTATAGCAGTTTGACGTTTAAAGACATAACGTGTTTTAAATCTGGATTTTTGACACCAAGAGGGATCATTTTAATTGGCATCATCATTTTAAGTAATCGCTCAA includes:
- the LOC122135602 gene encoding uncharacterized protein LOC122135602 — protein: MFPATAVLFAHSLQLVVGDRLKEVKCLSQAMSKVSKLATLLHSSTIFKDKFEAVFGYGKSIPVATVTRWNSTFKQIQAITELDHTTLTEMCSPDFKNVLITTREWAQLRELCLILGPFAEPTELTEGEKIITISMVVPTVLDLNTHLIQIDSPKSLCRPLIRALRESLQQRFSSIFIALHMVEPEDHSFDAPFSHENLCTSCNVGPSVWNELGRHGCEGQWQHCCYKRLREEVRKSLTDCLIAEAEKADLENIHAREGPTAEPPHSPPNSKIPRLLAKYKTQKNKHSTPTEASIVTPGYEIL